In the genome of Colletotrichum lupini chromosome 8, complete sequence, one region contains:
- a CDS encoding DNA polymerase family B produces the protein MDLFRVRLNCIDHYQATPTHYDPQLRNDVGPAQAKKGPKVPVVRVFGSTETGQKVCAHIHGAFPYVYVEYRGSLEPEDVGAYIYRLHLSIDHALAVSYRRDQFGENAKFVARITLVKGVPFYGFHVGYRFFLKIYMFNPIVMTRLSDLLQQGVILKQKFQPYEAHLQYLLQFMTDYNLYGCGYLDVSDVYFRGPIPSFDQEGNSQHLWHDRTIPKTRVLDDLTLPRVSHCSIEVDICVQHITNRRMVKERRLHHDFVERVKPIPADIKLVYSMAGLWKDETRRRKMKIPNADPGSSPFPAEVLVSMSANKRDSQPQGWIHEEEYREEVAKLIEIEKGLEDSAPPSFETFVERSPLEAAVKTALQSVEDLYPANLLPALGLPSNHAPANKNPTSSIEVDEKGVLDLGVDDYDPYPADSDEEDLFQMGEPKARQDDQINSTGINGKPSVTSGTGSRSEPVAGDLTVRKTVNGLGSIYEGVCASRLKTGNPPTVPVWDDLLDMAEEEGLVSKLGDPSSLGHRRTESVKRSISPHAIASSTKRPRTEPPVAPASDAVVPKPSLKGILSNSTASEKHQVTMLPPNSQDKPRSSQNAGSKSAANQLLGFPVVKSQEDPGTKLRLSQMNPPRASQQAEKDSQKRVCFNLASEETRSKPSPVTPAKKVRIATPTTDSPGTEAGTETILHRIQTAIGSFSAKRQCVIGVLPPAPKLIMSTMKELQIPDMIYQDAYYSKEKDVPARPREYAGREFRLESNTLPFLAEFDPTGTSAASIGIKSDTPIDKAKNDVRYEAQASLCSYRSWEIAQPPPSAKEVQDWWNKKHVLQKAQKNVTAKITGTPQSTRRDLSQIDGPTPKNKHGFKYSPKKKSTSVKHEAQYMSTMALEVHVNTRGKFVPNPDEDEVQCIFWSIKADGTASSSQEASGGIIAGVVVLSPDGSLAQRMRRYVSAEVIEESSELDVMVRMVQIVRDHDPDILTGYEVHGSSWGYLIERARVKYDYDLCDEFSRMKSNSHGRIGKENDRWGFNTTSTIRVTGRHMINIWRAMRGELNLLQYTMENVVWHVLHRRIPHYSWRTLTQWYNSSRQRDLDKLTRYYLTRTRIDIQILESNELIPRTSEQARLLGVDFFSVFSRGSQFKVESIMFRIAKPENFMLVSPSRKQVGGQNALECLPLVMEPQSDFYNSPLLVLDFQSLYPSVMIAYNLCYSTFLGRIVNWRGMNKMGFTEYQRHKRLLELLKDHINITPNGMMYVRPEIRKSLLAKMLCEILETRVMVKSGMKQDKDDKTLQALLNNRQLALKLLANVTYGYTSASFSGRMPCSEIADSIVQTGRETLERAIAFIHSQEQWGAEVVYGDTDSLFVYLKGRTKDQAFDIGNEIAKAITDMNPRPIKLKFEKVYHPCVLLAKKRYVGYKYESKDQVTPEFDAKGIETVRRDGTPAEQKIEEKALKLLFETANLSEVKAYFQKQCEKIMRGSVSVQDFCYAREVKLGTYSDKGPPPPGALISTKKMLEDARAEPQYGERVPYVVITGAPGARLIDRCVAPEDLLNDSHSQLDAEYYISKNLIPPLERIFNLVGANVRQWYDEMPKVQRIRRVDQTLGAAGGLGSKKTLESYLKSASCISCNIKMQVEGVLCGRCQQDAPSSLFNLQTRLKDEERKYMDVLRICRSCSALPAADEVPCDSKDCPVFYSRVKQSARLKTEKSALEPVIRELVAKAGRAALEW, from the exons ATGGACCTCTTCCGCGTTCGGTTGAACTGCATAGACCACTACCAGGCGACGCCGACGCATTACGATCCCCAATTACGGAACGATGTCGGTCCTGCACAGGCGAAGAAAGGCCCCAAGGTTCCGGTCGTGAGGGTTTTCGGGTCGACCGAAACGGGGCAGAAAGTCTGCGCTCACATACACGGCGCTTTCCCATACGTCTACGTCGAGTATCGTGGCAGTTTAGAGCCCGAGGATG TGGGCGCGTACATCTATCGACTTCATCTCTCTATTGACCATGCCTTGGCTGTCAGCTACCGACGTGATCAATTCGGAGAAAATGCAAAGTTCGTCGCCCGCATCACCCTTGTCAAAGGAGTGCCATTCTACGGTTTCCACGTTGGGTACCGCTTCTTTCTGAAGATCTACATGTTCAATCCCATCGTCATGACAAGGTTATCCGATCTGCTCCAACAGGGCGTTATTCTTAAGCAGAAGTTCCAACCTTACGAAGCCCACCTCCAGTACCTGCTACAGTTCATGACCGACTACAACCTGTACGGGTGTGGCTACTTGGATGTATCTGATGTATACTTCAGAGGCCCTATCCCTTCATTTGATCAAGAGGGGAACTCTCAACACCTTTGGCATGACCGGACGATTCCTAAGACTCGAGTCCTCGACGATCTGACTCTGCCGAGGGTCAGCCACTGCTCTATCGAGGTAGACATTTGCGTTCAACACATCACCAATCGGCGAATGGTGAAGGAGCGTCGGCTGCACCACGACTTTGTTGAGCGTGTTAAACCTATCCCAGCAGATATCAAGCTTGTTTACAGTATGGCTGGTCTATGGAAAGACGAGACGCGTCGCCGCAAAATGAAAATACCCAATGCGGACCCAGGAAGCAGCCCTTTTCCTGCAGAAGTTTTGGTCTCAATGTCTGCGAATAAACGTGACTCGCAACCGCAAGGATGGATCCACGAGGAAGAGTACAGAGAAGAAGTCGCAAAACTCATTGAAATCGAAAAGGGGTTGGAAGATTCCGCGCCGCCGAGCTTTGAGACTTTCGTGGAGCGTTCGCCGCTTGAGGCTGCCGTCAAGACTGCGCTCCAGTCAGTAGAAGATTTGTATCCCGCCAACCTGCTACCGGCTCTTGGACTGCCGTCGAACCACGCTCCAGCAAACAAGAATCCAACCAGCAGCATCGAAGTTGACGAAAAGGGCGTACTCGATCTCGGTGTTGACGATTACGACCCTTATCCAGCCGATTCTGACGAAGAGGATCTCTTTCAGATGGGCGAGCCGAAGGCAAGACAGGATGACCAAATCAATAGCACTGGTATTAACGGAAAGCCATCAGTCACTAGTGGTACTGGTTCAAGAAGCGAACCCGTCGCTGGCGATCTGACAGTCAGGAAGACCGTCAACGGGCTGGGATCTATATACGAAGGCGTCTGTGCCAGCAGGTTGAAGACTGGGAACCCACCAACGGTGCCGGTTTGGGACGATCTGCTCGATATGGCCGAGGAGGAAGGGCTTGTGTCAAAATTGGGCGACCCATCAAGCCTAGGTCATCGCCGTACGGAATCTGTCAAGCGATCGATATCACCGCATGCGATAGCGTCTTCTACCAAACGTCCGAGAACCGAGCCTCCAGTAGCTCCGGCGTCCGATGCAGTAGTGCCCAAACCGTCACTCAAAGGCATCCTAAGTAATAGCACAGCCTCTGAGAAGCATCAGGTCACGATGTTGCCGCCAAACTCCCAAGACAAGCCACGATCGTCTCAAAATGCAGGCTCGAAATCTGCGGCCAATCAGTTATTGGGATTTCCAGTAGTCAAAAGCCAGGAGGACCCGGGCACGAAACTTCGATTGAGCCAGATGAACCCGCCTCGAGCCTCGCAACAAGCTGAAAAGGATTCTCAAAAACGTGTTTGCTTCAATTTAGCATCGGAGGAGACACGTAGCAAGCCCAGTCCGGTCACTCCAGCAAAGAAGGTTCGAATTGCCACTCCTACAACGGATTCACCAGGGACCGAAGCAGGAACAGAAACAATTCTTCATCGGATACAGACAGCAATCGGATCCTTTTCCGCAAAACGCCAGTGTGTGATCGGCGTCCTGCCTCCCGCGCCAAAACTTATCATGTCGACAATGAAGGAGCTGCAGATTCCCGATATGATTTACCAAGATGCCTACTACAGCAAAGAGAAGGATGTCCCGGCTCGTCCCAGGGAGTATGCCGGTCGGGAATTTCGGCTCGAGAGTAATACTCTACCGTTCCTGGCGGAGTTTGATCCAACTGGGACATCTGCCGCCAGCATCGGCATCAAATCGGACACACCCATTGACAAGGCCAAGAACGACGTGCGTTATGAGGCCCAAGCAAGCTTATGTTCATACCGAAGCTGGGAGATAGCTCAACCACCTCCAAGCGCTAAGGAAGTTCAAGATTGGTGGAACAAGAAGCATGTCCTGCAGAAAGCGCAAAAGAATGTCACTGCAAAGATCACGGGCACTCCTCAATCTACAAGGCGCGACCTCTCCCAGATTGACGGACCTACCCCAAAAAACAAGCATGGCTTCAAATACTCGCCCAAGAAAAAGTCGACCAGTGTCAAGCATGAAGCGCAATACATGAGTACTATGGCCCTCGAGGTTCACGTCAACACGAGGGGCAAGTTTGTTCCTAATCCTGACGAGGATGAGGTCCAGTGCATATTCTGGTCTATCAAAGCAGATGGCACCGCTAGCAGTAGTCAGGAAGCTTCAGGGGGGATCATTGCTGGTGTCGTTGTCCTATCGCCAGACGGTTCCCTCGCCCAGAGGATGCGGCGCTATGTTTCTGCAGAGGTTATCGAGGAATCGTCCGAGCTCGATGTCATGGTTCGCATGGTGCAAATCGTCAGAGACCACGACCCTGATATCCTTACAGGCTATGAGGTTCACGGCAGCTCATGGGGCTATCTCATCGAGCGCGCCCGAGTAAAGTACGACTACGATCTGTGCGATGAGTTTTCACGTATGAAGAGTAACTCTCACGGCCGTATCGGAAAGGAGAATGATCGGTGGGGCTTCAACACAACGTCGACGATCCGCGTGACTGGCAGACACATGATCAACATTTGGCGAGCCATGAGGGGAGAATTGAACCTGCTTCAATATACGATGGAGAATGTCGTCTGGCACGTTCTGCACCGCCGCATACCTCACTACTCCTGGAGAACCCTGACACAATGGTACAACAGCAGTAGGCAGAGGGACCTCGACAAACTGACGCGCTACTACCTCACACGAACGAGGATTGATATTCAGATATTGGAGTCAAACGAGCTCATTCCGAGAACAAGTGAGCAAGCCAGACTGTTGGGAGTGGACTTCTTCTCGGTCTTTTCCCGCGGTTCACAGTTCAAGGTCGAGTCCATTATGTTCAGAATTGCAAAACCCGAGAACTTTATGCTAGTTTCCCCCAGTCGGAAGCAAGTCGGCGGCCAAAACGCATTGGAATGTCTCCCGCTGGTAATGGAACCCCAAAGCGACTTCTACAACAGCCCGCTGTTGGTGCTCGACTTTCAGAGTCTGTATCCCAGTGTCATGATTGCCTATAATTTGTGCTACTCGACATTCCTAGGCAGGATTGTCAATTGGCGGGGGATGAACAAGATGGGCTTCACCGAGTATCAGAGGCACAAGAGGCTACTAGAGCTCCTAAAGGATCACATCAACATCACGCCCAATGGAATGATGTACGTCCGGCCCGAGATTCGGAAATCTCTCCTCGCAAAGATGCTTTGTGAGATTTTGGAGACCCGAGTCATGGTCAAGAGCGGGATGAAGCAAGACAAGGACGACAAAACGCTGCAGGCGCTGCTGAATAACAGGCAGTTGGCGCTGAAGCTTTTGGCTAACGTTACCTACGGATACACATCAGCATCTTTCTCTGGTCGTATGCCTTGCTCGGAGATTGCCGACAGTATAGTTCAAACAGGCCGCGAGACGCTCGAGCGAGCGATCGCGTTTATTCACTCACAGGAGCAATGGGGAGCGGAAGTCGTCTACGGCGACACGGACAGTCTGTTCGTGTATCTCAAGGGCCGAACCAAGGACCAGGCGTTCGACATTGGCAACGAAATTGCCAAAGCCATCACCGATATGAACCCCAGGCCGATCAAGCTCAAGTTTGAAAAGGTCTATCACCCGTGTGTTCTCCTGGCGAAGAAGCGCTACGTGGGTTACAAGTACGAGAGCAAGGATCAGGTCACGCCTGAGTTCGACGCCAAAGGCATCGAGACGGTGAGGCGTGACGGGACGCCGGCGGAGCAAAAGATTGAAGAGAAAGCTCTCAAGCTCCTCTTCGAGACGGCGAACCTCAGCGAGGTCAAAGCCTACTTCCAGAAACAGTGCGAAAAGATTATGCGCGGGTCCGTCTCGGTGCAAGACTTTTGCTACGCGAGGGAGGTGAAGCTCGGCACATATAGCGACAAGGGCCCGCCGCCACCGGGTGCGCTCATCAGCACCAAGAAGATGCTCGAAGACGCGCGCGCCGAGCCGCAGTACGGAGAACGGGTGCCGTACGTCGTTATCACGGGTGCTCCCGGGGCGCGTCTGATCGATCGGTGCGTAGCGCCCGAAGACCTGCTCAACGACTCGCACTCGCAGCTGGACGCGGAGTACTACATTTCCAAGAACCTGATCCCACCACTGGAGAGGATCTTTAACCTGGTTGGCGCCAATGTCCGGCAGTGGTACGACGAGATGCCTAAAGTGCAGCGAATCCGGCGGGTAGATCAGACACTTGGGGCGGCCGGTGGGCTCGGCAGCAAGAAGACGTTGGAGTCGTACCTCAAGTCGGCGTCGTGCATCTCATGTAATATCAAGATGCAGGTGGAGGGCGTATTATGTGGGAGGTGCCAGCAAGACGCGCCGAGTTCGCTATTTAACCTGCAGACGCGACTCAAGGACGAGGAGAGGAAGTACATGGACGTGTTGAGGATTTGTCGAAGCTGTTCAGCGCTCCCGGCGGCGGACGAGGTGCCGTGCGACAGCAAGGACTGTCCCGTGTTTTACTCGCGGGTCAAGCAGAGCGCGCGACTGAAGACGGAGAAGAGCGCGCTGGAGCCTGTCATTCGGGAGCTGGTTGCGAAGGCTGGGAGGGCCGCGTTGGAGTGGTGA
- a CDS encoding pre-mRNA-splicing factor SLU7 translates to MPPPPPPPRKTDPKASAAAKEENIYIPSFISKRPFYAGEEGDDQTDYLEHQRIQKKNEQSQWYDRGRKAGPAATKYRKGACENCGAMTHKAKDCLSRPRAKGAKWTGRDIQADEVVQDVKLGWDAKRDRWNGYDPKEYRNVVEEFNEMEKLRKQALAKGETEEEEQDDGDKYAEENDMSKHQSTATRQLRIREDTAKYLVNLDLESAKYDPKTRSLVDGGATVDKAANLFAEEGFMRGSGDAGEFEQAQRYAWEAQEKSGDTTKHLQANPTAGEFYRKKEKEEAEKKRAEREKKLKELYGDNSQYTMPDELKNVITESEKYVEYDESGLIKGAPKVIAKSKYPEDVYIHNHTSIWGSWWSNFQWGYECCHSVVKNSYCTGEEGKLAWEASERQRTGASLALQMEQQAEIPKADDTPVNKPATKRTAEEMMGGVTEEEMEEYRRKRTAANDPMAKFLGKDELV, encoded by the coding sequence atgccgccgccgccaccgccgccgagaAAGACCGACCCCAAGGCGTCCGCTGCCGCAAAGGAGGAGAATATCTACATTCCCTCTTTCATCAGTAAACGTCCCTTTTATGCCGGCGAAGAAGGCGATGACCAGACCGACTACCTTGAGCATCAGCGTATTCAGAAGAAAAACGAGCAGTCACAATGGTACGATCGCGGTCGCAAGGCTGGCCCGGCAGCCACAAAGTATCGGAAAGGCGCATGCGAAAACTGCGGCGCCATGACGCACAAAGCCAAAGACTGCCTCAGCCGGCCAAGGGCGAAAGGCGCAAAGTGGACTGGCAGGGACATTCAGGCCGACGAGGTCGTTCAGGACGTCAAGCTTGGCTGGGATGCCAAACGCGATCGCTGGAATGGATACGACCCTAAGGAGTATCGAAACGTCGTCGAGGAGTTCAACGAGATGGAGAAGCTAAGGAAGCAGGCGCTTGCCAAGGGCGagacggaggaggaggagcaggACGATGGCGATAAGTACGCAGAGGAAAACGACATGAGCAAGCATCAGAGCACAGCTACACGCCAGCTGAGAATACGAGAGGATACGGCAAAGTACCTGGTCAACCTGGACTTGGAATCCGCAAAGTACGACCCAAAGACGAGATCCCTCGTGGACGGCGGCGCAACGGTGGACAAAGCCGCGAATCTCTTTGCAGAGGAAGGCTTCATGCGCGGCTCAGGCGACGCCGGCGAGTTCGAGCAAGCACAGAGATACGCTTGGGAGGCCCAGGAGAAGAGTGGTGACACCACAAAACATTTGCAAGCCAACCCCACAGCTGGAGAGTTCTAcaggaagaaggagaaggaagagGCCGAGAAGAAACGTGCGGAGCGGGAGAAGAAGCTCAAGGAACTCTACGGCGATAACTCGCAATACACCATGCCCGATGAGTTGAAGAATGTCATAACCGAGTCGGAGAAATATGTCGAGTATGACGAGAGCGGCCTCATCAAGGGCGCGCCCAAGGTTATCGCCAAGTCAAAGTACCCCGAGGACGTGTACATCCACAATCACACATCTATCTGGGGCAGCTGGTGGTCAAATTTTCAATGGGGCTACGAATGCTGTCACTCGGTGGTCAAGAACAGTTACTGCACGGGTGAGGAGGGCAAGTTGGCTTGGGAAGCGTCTGAACGGCAACGGACTGGTGCTTCGTTGGCGCTGCAGATGGAGCAACAAGCAGAGATTCCAAAGGCGGATGATACTCCGGTGAACAAGCCGGCGACAAAGCGGACAGCGGAAGAGATGATGGGCGGTGTCACTGAGGAAGAGATGGAGGAGTACAGGAGAAAGAGGACAGCGGCGAACGACCCGATGGCTAAGTTCCTGGGCAAGGATGAATTGGTCTAG
- a CDS encoding 40S ribosomal protein S9, translating to MAPLTYSKTSKVPNRPFEAARLDSELKLVGEYGLRNKREVWRVQLTLSKIRRAARYVISALSQNGRVRNTLLANNHHSQLLTLDEKDPKRLFEGNALIRRLVRVGVLDESRMKLDYVLALKVEDFLERRLQTCVYKLGLAKSIHHARVLIRQRHIRVGKQIVNVPSFIVRLDSQKHIDFALTSPFGGGRPGRVRRKKAAAAESKGDGGDDEEDDE from the exons ATGGCGCC CCTCACCTACTCCAAGACCTCCAAGGTCCCCAACCGTCCCTTCGAGGCCGCCCGTCT TGACTCCGAGCTTAAGCTCGTTGGCGAGTACGGTCTCCGCAACAAGCGTGAGGTCTGGCGTGTCCAGCTTACCCTCTCCAAGATTCGTCGTGCTGCCCGGTATGTGATTTCGGCTCTGTCGCAAAACGGTCGCGTGAGGAACACCCTCTTGGCTAACAACCACCACAGTCAGCTTTTGACCCTCGACGAGAAGGACCCCAAGCGTCTGTTCGAAGGCAATGCCCTCATTCGCCGTCTCGTGCGCGTCGGTGTCCTCGATGAGTCCCGCATGAAGCTCGATTACGTCCTGGCCCTGAAGGTCGAGGATTTCCTTGAGCGCCGCCTCCAGACTTGCGTCTACAAGCTCGGTCTCGCCAAGTCCATCCACCACGCCCGTGTCCTCATTCGCCAGCGTCACATCCGCGTCGGCAAACAGATCGTCAACGTTCCCTCCTTCATCGTCCGTCTCGACTCCCAGAAGCACATTGACTTCGCCCTTACCTCGCCCTTCGGTGGTGGCCGTCCCGGCCGTGTCCGCAGAAAGAAGGCTGCTGCCGCCGAGTCCAAGGGTGACGGTGgtgacgacgaggaggatgACGAGTAA
- a CDS encoding ribosomal protein L21e, with protein MAHTHVADFLPCPLCLELRDLFQDPTTPSPNSALYDNHSGKMGHPAGLRAGTRYAFSRNFREKGMIKLSTYLRQYRVGDIVDIKTNGAVQKGMPHKVYHGKTGVIYNVTKSAVGIIIYKKVKHRYIEKRINIRVEHISPSRSRDDFIRRVKENAALKKKAQAEGKALTLKRLPLMPREARTVDFKENKPQTVTPLPYETTI; from the exons ATGGCT CACACACACGTCGCCGATTTTTTGCCTTGCCCGTTGTGTCTGGAACTTCGTGATCTTTTCCAAGACCCGACAACACCATCACCAAATTCCGCCCTCTACGACAACCACTCCGGCAAAATGGGTCACCCAGCGGGTCTTCGCGCGGGAACGCGC TATGCGTTCAGCAGAAACTTCCGTGAGAAGGGTATGATCAAGCTCTCCACGTACCTTCGCCAGTACAGAGTCGGAGATATCGTCGACATCAAGACCAACGGTGCCGTCCAGAAGGG TATGCCTCACAAGGTCTACCACGGCAAGACCGGTGTCATCTACAACGTCACCAAGTCCGCCGTCGGTATCATCATCTACAAGAAGGTGAAGCACCGCTACATCGAGAAGCGCATCAACATCCGCGTCGAGCACATCTCCCCCTCCCGTTCGAGAGACGACTTCATCCGCCGTGTCAAGGAGAACGCCGCCCTGAAGAAGAAGGCCCAGGCCGAGGGCAAGGCCCTCACCCTCAAGCGCCTCCCCCTCATGCCCCGTGAGGCCCGCACCGTCGACTTCAAGGAGAACAAGCCCCAGACGGTCACCCCTCTCCCCTACGAGACGACGATTTAG